TAGCTTCTACAGTTAAATCTCCCTCTAAGTCAGCTAAGAATTTATCTTTACCATCTAGGTATTTTTGAATGTTAGCTACTTCTACATTCTTAATTCCTAAGTCTGCGAAAACTTCGTTAAGTCCTAATTGTGTATCTGCAGCTACAAATGCTGCTAAGTTTGCTGCTAAGTCAGCATTATATGAAATTCCTGCTACTGTCCATATGCCTTCAACTTTAGTAACAGCTTTTACAAATTCAAATTCAGCTGTAGTGTCTCCTGCTGCTATATCAACAGGTTTTACTTCTACAACTGCACCTGTATTGTCTTTAACTTCTATTGTTTGTTGCATTAAATCTTCTGCTGGAGCTGTAATTTTTACAACTACAGAGTTATTGTTAATAGCACAAAATTACTTATTTCTCTGTATAATAAAAAGCCCTGAACCCCACTTAAATCAAAGGTTCAGAGCCTTCTTATATTCCTAAATTAGTCTTCATTTATATAATGAGTATCATTATGCATACTGATAGGTTTTATAAGCTTATTATTCATAAAGGTTTTCTAATAAATAATACCAGGGAGCCCACTCGTGCCCCCCATCTTTGGCAATAATACCACCTTAGGCCTTCATTCCAAAGTATATTTGTATTATTTTATCCGAAGTAGCTCCAATAATTTATTCTCTCTTTCTCTCATTCTATTTACAGCATCTCTTGAATTCATTTCTAATGGTTTTATATCTTTTATAGCTTTCTCTAGCCTTTCAACCGTTTCTGATTTTGATATTTTAAATTCTTTTGTAAAAGAATCAACTGACATAAAATCACCTTTAATCACAAGTATTAGTAAATAAGCATTTCTATTGAAGTGTCTTTTCAACATCCTTAATACTCTCATATGAGAGGGCTTCATCCATAATTCTATCTAGAGTTTCAGAGTCTAATGACTCTATCCTTTTTCTTAATTCTGGTGGGATAACACCAAATCTTTTGGTTAAAAGTTTTATAACCATTTTAGCTTCGCCTTCTACTTTTCCCTTTTCATAAGGCTCTCTGTATAGTGATGATTGCATTATGATCTCCTCCTTTACAAACTTTTTATATTTACTCTTTTCATACAACTTTTTAACGCATTGAACTGTAAGAAAATAATAGTCTTTGTCTGGAAGTGATTCCACAGCTGTTAGACATTCCAAAATATGTTCTTCTTCACTCTCTCCATCATGCTTCATAAATACTCTTAAAGGATATAATACCACTTGCTTATCTTTTAGTACTTCATATTTATCAATTTCATATGCTTTAATTACTTTGTATTGGTACTGCATCACATCTAAATCTTGTACTGTGCTTTTAAAACTACCTTCTATATTTTTTACATTAGTTGGTTCTTTTAGTACCATAAGTACTTGATAAATTGGTAAGTCATTATGCCATTTTATATAAGTATAATATTTAAGCATTCTTTTTAGCATTTCTGTATTACTTTTATATGCAGATTCAAATTCTATGTGAAGAATAAAACTCTCTTCATTTATATTAACTTTTGCTAAAAAATCCATTTCTATCATATCAGGTATAGATAGCTTTGCATGTT
This window of the Xylanivirga thermophila genome carries:
- a CDS encoding DUF4351 domain-containing protein, which codes for MSYETRPQTYDETIRVLGKKDYRGIAEFVLPVVKEADEISLEHAKLSIPDMIEMDFLAKVNINEESFILHIEFESAYKSNTEMLKRMLKYYTYIKWHNDLPIYQVLMVLKEPTNVKNIEGSFKSTVQDLDVMQYQYKVIKAYEIDKYEVLKDKQVVLYPLRVFMKHDGESEEEHILECLTAVESLPDKDYYFLTVQCVKKLYEKSKYKKFVKEEIIMQSSLYREPYEKGKVEGEAKMVIKLLTKRFGVIPPELRKRIESLDSETLDRIMDEALSYESIKDVEKTLQ